From Anopheles coluzzii chromosome 3, AcolN3, whole genome shotgun sequence, the proteins below share one genomic window:
- the LOC120956927 gene encoding putative leucine-rich repeat-containing protein DDB_G0290503 isoform X4, translating to MASYASPVCLTTPGKTNHIGGNAGSNSSTISSTSSNSSTSGSPSFHSAAGKFSNGGSSSNSGSTHKHRSPTQQRSSSAPKPFHGKTETSGHKLPHEDDEVVEKEKKNVSLSTVIGHAKTLPHDKQKTSVDGVPVDDNEFMSQPIVNRLPKHEAEVDETSDREVSPKFVVGTKKYGRRSRPREDVNGLDSSSLSSNSDNESVTVKSAARKTAAAAAAAAEEEEPISVHHVPGRTRQSFITGTGTVASSKVQRSASQSDIHGSKRRRPVMAGGTGVNRLKRCASLPTHRQRPTVVESKRNTTTVTIREQLHMDDDRIDQKIYFMNLSENLREIWDSLLLDSDRRHGDLLNQAQLEEVCERVGLQKVPARLAAQEVFNKLSLQPIEGIGFEEFIALLESNTDLLPMSETKELQLGDCGTGGSPTVTPSVVSPEESAFMLAMPPDWTSEIGSLAASIIIDMWESAGIDAPANLLHDLGFDRDVIQVADLVQALEEEHQRLVSGHMNSSTISNISSNPFDDAALIVRASLALHKAEVTALRQAFHQLVEENKKLYADNKEVNHRAVLLAQEVDERHNSLENSTRTKIRHLEQRHHETVKELSSQLAFEREQLSHANAMLEKRIQTLEGEEGKLKTEISRLAEENDELRQDQENLTKEITDLLEKNIKLNRDIAELEENNRNDYADDDECGFVRKDSEEVLDLIDRISLLQSENTGLRDKNDELSAEIETLNVELSKFKLKRCTTAAEDLSAAGSGDGPASSAAIKRRGDSPSKTRLADESHRLGKFRRCSNENDIESDSSSGDWMALHSELGQSLRGAEVAGCAELTGASSGISSMNESSLSRDDEIKTLRARIEELEVQLKEAKKEIALPEQVPAAEESANVAATSSEVAVPTPAENSTPTKEEECKKLKARCEELESSLEQMRKEYEDCEDYWQTKVNDERLLYEEEQRMSDDKFTELLKKVAEYEEQFAGNSKMEKDGRLSPIDEKDGLEQQYLELEADFEQAQLALEERTSEVEKLRRRIQEMEQMHKYPSEMLLSPSPRVETPDVEDRPASSPISYLWNQSTIQRPVRDYQNPNWRPPTVVNAISESVLVEEKCSIAVATPLNAELVTENKSSEFMGSSTEVDDVAAASSSFDRIISPIQKPTTVVGSFDGESSSGAKEDESQHCTTVAVLDQVDASDACSVKSARSTHSLASTHSIQHSIANSEGSTSGVQTKHLRLMQLQLQDEIKDLTHERDCLMMELQQLKEAKSVLARSYAKTASHPNQMQKIQNLEQKNRHLQLMVKQQQQYTESILHQIWQQQRSEINDLRNRLEAQCVVISDQAARLANNDILVKDMYAENSQLMLQVQRLEHQCNRANWMQQYNQSNSSSGSHHGLSGIMPGLP from the exons ATGGCTTCCTATGCCTCACCAGTTTGCCTTACGACCCCTGGCAAAACCAACCACATCGGTGGAAACGcgggcagcaacagcagcactaTTAGTAGTACATCGAGCAATTCGTCTACATCCGGTTCGCCGTCATTCCACAGTGCTGCAGGCAAGTTTTCGAACGGCggtagcagtagcaacagTGGCAGCACACATAAGCACCGATCGCCAACGCAACAGCGCAGTAGTTCAGCTCCGAAACCCTTCCACGGCAAGACAGAAACCTCGGGCCACAAGCTACCCCACGAGGATGATGAGGTGGttgagaaggagaagaagaacgtTAGCCTTTCGACGGTAATCGGTCATGCGAAGACACTACCGCACGACAAGCAGAAGACGAGCGTTGATGGCGTTCCGGTGGATGATAACGAATTCATGAGTCAGCCCATCGTCAATCGTCTGCCGAAACATGAGGCCGAGGTGGACGAAACGTCGGATCGGGAAGTATCGCCGAAGTTTGTCGTCGGCACGAAGAAGTACGGTCGCCGGTCAAGGCCACGGGAGGACGTGAACGGGCTCGACTCGTCTTCGCTTTCGTCCAACTCGGATAATGAATCGGTCACCGTGAAATCGGCGGCAAGgaagacagcagcagcagcagccgccgccgccgaggAAGAGGAGCCGATTTCCGTGCATCATGTTCCTGGCAGGACGCGCCAAAGCTTCATCACCGGCACGGGGACTGTTGCCTCGTCCAAGGTGCAGCGGTCGGCATCGCAGAGCGACATACACGGCTCGAAACGACGCCGACCGGTAATGGCTGGTGGGACGGGTGTGAATCGGTTAAAACGGTGTGCCTCCCTGCCGACGCACCGGCAGCGTCCGACGGTGGTGGAAAGCAAACGCAACACTACCACGGTCACGATACGCGAGCAGCTGCACATGGACGATGATCGGATCGATCAAAAGATCTACTTCATGAATCTGTCCGAGAATCTGCGCGAAATCTGGGACTCGCTGCTGCTCGACTCCGACCGCCGGCATGGCGATCTGCTGAACCAGGCCCAGCTGGAGGAGGTGTGCGAGCGGGTGGGGTTGCAGAAAGTGCCGGCCCGGTTGGCCGCCCAGGAAGTGTTTAACAAGCTGTCGCTGCAACCGATCGAGGGTATCGGGTTTGAGGAATTTATTGCCCTGCTCGAAAGCAACACCGATCTGCTGCCGATGAGTGAAACCAAGGAACTGCAGCTAGGTGATTGCGGTACCGGCGGCAGTCCCACGGTCACCCCGTCCGTCGTTTCGCCGGAAGAAAGTGCTTTTATGCTTGCAATGCCGCCAG ATTGGACATCGGAAATCGGATCGCTGGCTGCttccatcatcatcgacaTGTGGGAATCGGCGGGCATTGATGCGCCGGCCAATTTGCTGCACGATCTTGGATTCGATCGAGACGTAATACAGGTGGCCGATTTGGTGCAGGCGCTCGAGGAGGAACACCAGCGGCTTGTGAGCGGTCACATGAACAGCAGCACTATCAGCAACATTAGCAGCAATCCGTTCGACGATGCTGCACTCATCGTACGA GCGTCGCTGGCACTGCACAAGGCAGAGGTGACCGCACTGCGCCAGGCGTTCCATCAGTTGGTGGAGGAGAACAAGAAGCTGTACGCGGACAACAAGGAAGTGAACCACCGGGCAGTGCTGCTCGCGCAGGAAGTGGATGAGCGACACAACTCGCTGGAAAACTCGACCCGCACGAAGATACGGCATCTGGAGCAGCGCCACCACGAAACGGTTAAGGAGCTCTCGTCGCAGCTAGCCTTCGAGCGGGAGCAATTGTCACACGCGAATGCAATGCTGGAAAAGCGCATCCAAACGCTGGAGGGCGAGGAGGGAAAGCTGAAAACGGAAATCTCTCGCCTGGCGGAGGAAAATGACGAACTGCGCCAAGATCAGGAGAATCTGACGAAGGAGATTACCGACCTGCTGGAGAAGAACATCAAACTCAACCGAGACATAGCGGAGCTGGAGGAAAACAACCGCAACGATTatgccgacgacgacgagtgTGGCTTTGTGCGCAAGGACAGCGAAGAGGTGCTGGATTTGATCGATCGGATATCGTTGCTGCAGAGCGAAAATACGGGTCTGCGCGATAAGAACGACGAGCTGAGTGCCGAGATAGAGACGCTCAACGTTGAGCTGAGCAAGTTCAAGCTGAAACGCTGCACAACGGCGGCGGAGGACTTAAGTGCAGCGGGAAGTGGAGATGGCCCGGCTAGCTCAGCGGCTATCAAGCGGCGGGGAGATTCGCCGAGCAAAACGCGACTGGCGGATGAAAGCCATCGGTTGGGCAAATTCCGCCGATGCAGCAACGAGAATGACATCGAATCGGACTCCTCGTCGGGCGATTGGATGGCACTGCATTCGGAGCTGGGGCAGAGTCTGCGGGGCGCTGAGGTAGCTGGTTGTGCGGAGCTGACCGGTGCATCGTCCGGAATTTCAAGCATGAACGAATCATCATTGAGCCGTGACGATGAAATCAAAACGCTGCGTGCGAGAATTGAGGAGCTCGAGGTGCAGCTGAAggaagcgaaaaaagaaaTCGCACTTCCGGAACAGGTGCCTGCCGCCGAAGAGTCGGCCAATGTCGCAGCAACGTCCAGCGAGGTAGCAGTACCAACACCGGCCGAGAACTCGACGCCGACGAAGGAGGAGGAATGCAAAAAGCTGAAGGCACGGTGCGAAGAGCTCGAATCGAGCTTGGAGCAAATGCGCAAGGAGTACGAAGACTGTGAGGAttactggcagacgaaggtgAACGACGAGCGGCTGCTGTACGAAGAGGAGCAACGTATGAGCGATGACAAGTTCACGGAGCTGCTCAAGAAGGTGGCCGAATACGAGGAACAGTTTGCCGGTAATTCCAAGATGGAAAAGGATGGTCGTTTGTCGCCTATCGACGAAAAGGATGGGTTGGAGCAGCAGTATCTCGAGCTGGAGGCGGACTTCGAGCAGGCGCAGCTGGCACTGGAAGAGAGGACGTCCGAGGTGGAGAAGTTGCGCCGCAGGATACAGGAAATGGAACAGATGCACAAATATCCTTCGGAGATGCTACT TTCCCCATCACCGCGTGTAGAAACACCGGATGTAGAGGATCGGCCAGCCAGTTCCCCGATCAGCTACTTGTGGAATCAAAGTACAATCCAGCGGCCAGTGCGGGATTATCAAAACCCGAACTGGCGTCCTCCTACCGTAGTGAATGCAATTTCTGAATCGGTTCTGGTTGAAGAAAAGTGTTCGATTGCGGTGGCGACGCCGTTGAACGCTGAGCTGGTGACTGAAAACAAAAGTAGCGAGTTTATGGGTTCGTCTACCGAGGTCGACGATGTAGCTGCTGCCTCGTCAAGCTTCGATCGCATTATTTCACCGATTCAGAAACCAACCACCGTTGTTGGCAGCTTCGATGGGGAAAGCTCCTCCGGTGCGAAAGAAGACGAAAGTCAACACTGCACTACTGTGGCCGTGTTGGATCAGGTTGATGCGTCGGACGCATGTTCAGTTAAATCAGCGCGCAGCACTCACAGTCTCGCTTCGACGCACAGCAT CCAACATTCGATTGCCAATTCCGAGGGAAGTACGAGCGGGGTGCAAACGAAGCATCTGCGGTTGATGCAGCTACAGCTGCAGGATGAAATTAAAGACCTCACGCATGAGCGTGATTGTCTGATGAtggagctgcagcagctgaaaGAGGCCAAGTCGGTATTGGCCAGATCCTACGCCAAGACGGCTTCACATCCTAACCAGATGCAAAAAATACAGAACCTAGAGCAAAAGAATCGCCATCTACAGCTGATGgtgaagcaacagcagcagtataCCGAATCCATCTTGCATC AAATTTGGCAACAGCAGCGCAGTGAAATCAATGATCTGCGCAACCGGCTGGAGGCACAGTGCGTTGTGATATCGGATCAGGCGGCACGGCTGGCCAACAACGACATACTAGTCAAAGACATGTACGCGGAGAACTCGCAGCTAATGTTGCAGGTGCAGCGGCTGGAGCATCAGTGCAATCGTGCCAACTGGATGCAACAGTACAACCAATCCAACTCATCGTCCGGGAGCCACCACGGTTTGAGCGGCATCATGCCTGGGCTGCCGTAG
- the LOC120956927 gene encoding uncharacterized protein LOC120956927 isoform X1, whose translation MALSSDPYEQKLYHMFQAHSSPGNGVLDRDALVKLCHTLELKERGHLLVKCLMTGSKTHVSFREFREGLLHILGGNDGSSSQQPAGTGDLDAAATSPSTRSREAYEESDSDHPDQQSQQQQQQKQEVLDQQMASYASPVCLTTPGKTNHIGGNAGSNSSTISSTSSNSSTSGSPSFHSAAGKFSNGGSSSNSGSTHKHRSPTQQRSSSAPKPFHGKTETSGHKLPHEDDEVVEKEKKNVSLSTVIGHAKTLPHDKQKTSVDGVPVDDNEFMSQPIVNRLPKHEAEVDETSDREVSPKFVVGTKKYGRRSRPREDVNGLDSSSLSSNSDNESVTVKSAARKTAAAAAAAAEEEEPISVHHVPGRTRQSFITGTGTVASSKVQRSASQSDIHGSKRRRPVMAGGTGVNRLKRCASLPTHRQRPTVVESKRNTTTVTIREQLHMDDDRIDQKIYFMNLSENLREIWDSLLLDSDRRHGDLLNQAQLEEVCERVGLQKVPARLAAQEVFNKLSLQPIEGIGFEEFIALLESNTDLLPMSETKELQLGDCGTGGSPTVTPSVVSPEESAFMLAMPPDWTSEIGSLAASIIIDMWESAGIDAPANLLHDLGFDRDVIQVADLVQALEEEHQRLVSGHMNSSTISNISSNPFDDAALIVRASLALHKAEVTALRQAFHQLVEENKKLYADNKEVNHRAVLLAQEVDERHNSLENSTRTKIRHLEQRHHETVKELSSQLAFEREQLSHANAMLEKRIQTLEGEEGKLKTEISRLAEENDELRQDQENLTKEITDLLEKNIKLNRDIAELEENNRNDYADDDECGFVRKDSEEVLDLIDRISLLQSENTGLRDKNDELSAEIETLNVELSKFKLKRCTTAAEDLSAAGSGDGPASSAAIKRRGDSPSKTRLADESHRLGKFRRCSNENDIESDSSSGDWMALHSELGQSLRGAEVAGCAELTGASSGISSMNESSLSRDDEIKTLRARIEELEVQLKEAKKEIALPEQVPAAEESANVAATSSEVAVPTPAENSTPTKEEECKKLKARCEELESSLEQMRKEYEDCEDYWQTKVNDERLLYEEEQRMSDDKFTELLKKVAEYEEQFAGNSKMEKDGRLSPIDEKDGLEQQYLELEADFEQAQLALEERTSEVEKLRRRIQEMEQMHKYPSEMLLSPSPRVETPDVEDRPASSPISYLWNQSTIQRPVRDYQNPNWRPPTVVNAISESVLVEEKCSIAVATPLNAELVTENKSSEFMGSSTEVDDVAAASSSFDRIISPIQKPTTVVGSFDGESSSGAKEDESQHCTTVAVLDQVDASDACSVKSARSTHSLASTHSIQHSIANSEGSTSGVQTKHLRLMQLQLQDEIKDLTHERDCLMMELQQLKEAKSVLARSYAKTASHPNQMQKIQNLEQKNRHLQLMVKQQQQYTESILHQIWQQQRSEINDLRNRLEAQCVVISDQAARLANNDILVKDMYAENSQLMLQVQRLEHQCNRANWMQQYNQSNSSSGSHHGLSGIMPGLP comes from the exons ATGGCGCTCTCCTCCGATCCGTACGAACAGAAGCTGTATCACATGTTCCAGGCGCACAGCAGCCCAGGCAATGGTGTGCTCGATCGAGACGCGCTGGTCAAGCTGTGCCACACGCTGGAGCTGAAGGAGCGGGGCCATCTGCTGGTCAAATGTCTGATGACCGGGTCCAAGACGCACGTCAGCTTCCGGGAATTCCGCGAAGGCCTACTGCACATCCTTGGCGGGAACGATGGATCGAGCAGCCAGCAACCAGCCGGCACCGGCGACCTGGACGCTGCTGCTACGTCACCGTCCACGCGGTCGAGGGAAGCGTACGAAGAATCAG ACTCCGATCATCCAGATCAgcagtcgcagcagcagcagcagcaaaaacaggaAGTACTGGATCAACAAATGGCTTCCTATGCCTCACCAGTTTGCCTTACGACCCCTGGCAAAACCAACCACATCGGTGGAAACGcgggcagcaacagcagcactaTTAGTAGTACATCGAGCAATTCGTCTACATCCGGTTCGCCGTCATTCCACAGTGCTGCAGGCAAGTTTTCGAACGGCggtagcagtagcaacagTGGCAGCACACATAAGCACCGATCGCCAACGCAACAGCGCAGTAGTTCAGCTCCGAAACCCTTCCACGGCAAGACAGAAACCTCGGGCCACAAGCTACCCCACGAGGATGATGAGGTGGttgagaaggagaagaagaacgtTAGCCTTTCGACGGTAATCGGTCATGCGAAGACACTACCGCACGACAAGCAGAAGACGAGCGTTGATGGCGTTCCGGTGGATGATAACGAATTCATGAGTCAGCCCATCGTCAATCGTCTGCCGAAACATGAGGCCGAGGTGGACGAAACGTCGGATCGGGAAGTATCGCCGAAGTTTGTCGTCGGCACGAAGAAGTACGGTCGCCGGTCAAGGCCACGGGAGGACGTGAACGGGCTCGACTCGTCTTCGCTTTCGTCCAACTCGGATAATGAATCGGTCACCGTGAAATCGGCGGCAAGgaagacagcagcagcagcagccgccgccgccgaggAAGAGGAGCCGATTTCCGTGCATCATGTTCCTGGCAGGACGCGCCAAAGCTTCATCACCGGCACGGGGACTGTTGCCTCGTCCAAGGTGCAGCGGTCGGCATCGCAGAGCGACATACACGGCTCGAAACGACGCCGACCGGTAATGGCTGGTGGGACGGGTGTGAATCGGTTAAAACGGTGTGCCTCCCTGCCGACGCACCGGCAGCGTCCGACGGTGGTGGAAAGCAAACGCAACACTACCACGGTCACGATACGCGAGCAGCTGCACATGGACGATGATCGGATCGATCAAAAGATCTACTTCATGAATCTGTCCGAGAATCTGCGCGAAATCTGGGACTCGCTGCTGCTCGACTCCGACCGCCGGCATGGCGATCTGCTGAACCAGGCCCAGCTGGAGGAGGTGTGCGAGCGGGTGGGGTTGCAGAAAGTGCCGGCCCGGTTGGCCGCCCAGGAAGTGTTTAACAAGCTGTCGCTGCAACCGATCGAGGGTATCGGGTTTGAGGAATTTATTGCCCTGCTCGAAAGCAACACCGATCTGCTGCCGATGAGTGAAACCAAGGAACTGCAGCTAGGTGATTGCGGTACCGGCGGCAGTCCCACGGTCACCCCGTCCGTCGTTTCGCCGGAAGAAAGTGCTTTTATGCTTGCAATGCCGCCAG ATTGGACATCGGAAATCGGATCGCTGGCTGCttccatcatcatcgacaTGTGGGAATCGGCGGGCATTGATGCGCCGGCCAATTTGCTGCACGATCTTGGATTCGATCGAGACGTAATACAGGTGGCCGATTTGGTGCAGGCGCTCGAGGAGGAACACCAGCGGCTTGTGAGCGGTCACATGAACAGCAGCACTATCAGCAACATTAGCAGCAATCCGTTCGACGATGCTGCACTCATCGTACGA GCGTCGCTGGCACTGCACAAGGCAGAGGTGACCGCACTGCGCCAGGCGTTCCATCAGTTGGTGGAGGAGAACAAGAAGCTGTACGCGGACAACAAGGAAGTGAACCACCGGGCAGTGCTGCTCGCGCAGGAAGTGGATGAGCGACACAACTCGCTGGAAAACTCGACCCGCACGAAGATACGGCATCTGGAGCAGCGCCACCACGAAACGGTTAAGGAGCTCTCGTCGCAGCTAGCCTTCGAGCGGGAGCAATTGTCACACGCGAATGCAATGCTGGAAAAGCGCATCCAAACGCTGGAGGGCGAGGAGGGAAAGCTGAAAACGGAAATCTCTCGCCTGGCGGAGGAAAATGACGAACTGCGCCAAGATCAGGAGAATCTGACGAAGGAGATTACCGACCTGCTGGAGAAGAACATCAAACTCAACCGAGACATAGCGGAGCTGGAGGAAAACAACCGCAACGATTatgccgacgacgacgagtgTGGCTTTGTGCGCAAGGACAGCGAAGAGGTGCTGGATTTGATCGATCGGATATCGTTGCTGCAGAGCGAAAATACGGGTCTGCGCGATAAGAACGACGAGCTGAGTGCCGAGATAGAGACGCTCAACGTTGAGCTGAGCAAGTTCAAGCTGAAACGCTGCACAACGGCGGCGGAGGACTTAAGTGCAGCGGGAAGTGGAGATGGCCCGGCTAGCTCAGCGGCTATCAAGCGGCGGGGAGATTCGCCGAGCAAAACGCGACTGGCGGATGAAAGCCATCGGTTGGGCAAATTCCGCCGATGCAGCAACGAGAATGACATCGAATCGGACTCCTCGTCGGGCGATTGGATGGCACTGCATTCGGAGCTGGGGCAGAGTCTGCGGGGCGCTGAGGTAGCTGGTTGTGCGGAGCTGACCGGTGCATCGTCCGGAATTTCAAGCATGAACGAATCATCATTGAGCCGTGACGATGAAATCAAAACGCTGCGTGCGAGAATTGAGGAGCTCGAGGTGCAGCTGAAggaagcgaaaaaagaaaTCGCACTTCCGGAACAGGTGCCTGCCGCCGAAGAGTCGGCCAATGTCGCAGCAACGTCCAGCGAGGTAGCAGTACCAACACCGGCCGAGAACTCGACGCCGACGAAGGAGGAGGAATGCAAAAAGCTGAAGGCACGGTGCGAAGAGCTCGAATCGAGCTTGGAGCAAATGCGCAAGGAGTACGAAGACTGTGAGGAttactggcagacgaaggtgAACGACGAGCGGCTGCTGTACGAAGAGGAGCAACGTATGAGCGATGACAAGTTCACGGAGCTGCTCAAGAAGGTGGCCGAATACGAGGAACAGTTTGCCGGTAATTCCAAGATGGAAAAGGATGGTCGTTTGTCGCCTATCGACGAAAAGGATGGGTTGGAGCAGCAGTATCTCGAGCTGGAGGCGGACTTCGAGCAGGCGCAGCTGGCACTGGAAGAGAGGACGTCCGAGGTGGAGAAGTTGCGCCGCAGGATACAGGAAATGGAACAGATGCACAAATATCCTTCGGAGATGCTACT TTCCCCATCACCGCGTGTAGAAACACCGGATGTAGAGGATCGGCCAGCCAGTTCCCCGATCAGCTACTTGTGGAATCAAAGTACAATCCAGCGGCCAGTGCGGGATTATCAAAACCCGAACTGGCGTCCTCCTACCGTAGTGAATGCAATTTCTGAATCGGTTCTGGTTGAAGAAAAGTGTTCGATTGCGGTGGCGACGCCGTTGAACGCTGAGCTGGTGACTGAAAACAAAAGTAGCGAGTTTATGGGTTCGTCTACCGAGGTCGACGATGTAGCTGCTGCCTCGTCAAGCTTCGATCGCATTATTTCACCGATTCAGAAACCAACCACCGTTGTTGGCAGCTTCGATGGGGAAAGCTCCTCCGGTGCGAAAGAAGACGAAAGTCAACACTGCACTACTGTGGCCGTGTTGGATCAGGTTGATGCGTCGGACGCATGTTCAGTTAAATCAGCGCGCAGCACTCACAGTCTCGCTTCGACGCACAGCAT CCAACATTCGATTGCCAATTCCGAGGGAAGTACGAGCGGGGTGCAAACGAAGCATCTGCGGTTGATGCAGCTACAGCTGCAGGATGAAATTAAAGACCTCACGCATGAGCGTGATTGTCTGATGAtggagctgcagcagctgaaaGAGGCCAAGTCGGTATTGGCCAGATCCTACGCCAAGACGGCTTCACATCCTAACCAGATGCAAAAAATACAGAACCTAGAGCAAAAGAATCGCCATCTACAGCTGATGgtgaagcaacagcagcagtataCCGAATCCATCTTGCATC AAATTTGGCAACAGCAGCGCAGTGAAATCAATGATCTGCGCAACCGGCTGGAGGCACAGTGCGTTGTGATATCGGATCAGGCGGCACGGCTGGCCAACAACGACATACTAGTCAAAGACATGTACGCGGAGAACTCGCAGCTAATGTTGCAGGTGCAGCGGCTGGAGCATCAGTGCAATCGTGCCAACTGGATGCAACAGTACAACCAATCCAACTCATCGTCCGGGAGCCACCACGGTTTGAGCGGCATCATGCCTGGGCTGCCGTAG